The genomic DNA TTTCTTTGATTAGCTATATGTTCTTGAAGTCTTGCAACTTTTAATCTTGCTTTATTTCTATTTAAACTACCGATTGTTTTTCTTGATAATTCTCTTTGTAATTTAGCAAGTTTGTTTAATGACTTCTTAAGATTTGAGATAAATTGAGGTTTATTTGAATAAATTGATTTGAATTATGTTATTTTCAGATTACTTTTATTTAAGTATTTTGATTGGATTCAGCTGAATTAATGTATATTAATTCTTATTGAACAGTTTTTATTTTTATACATTCTATCTACTATATACTATACATATTCTATTAAAATTTATATAAATAAAATACAAACTTATTTCATTTTCTTAACATGTTCAGAATAATAAACAAAATGAAGGTAGAAAAAGTTATAATTTCATACCTTCATTTTATTTATTATGTATCAATTTGTCATTTTCTTATTTCAAATTCTTAAAATATTCTTCTAATAAATTTAAAATATCACCATCTACTTCATCATCCTTACTACATAGTGCTGACATTAAACTTAATATTGAATTTTTATGTGTATTCTTTAAAAATTCTTTTGTTTAAAATCTCTGATATTATTTTTTTTACTAATACATTATAGTGTGTACACTTATCTATTTTCTCCGCTTCTAAAAACTCTCTTCTTTAGTAATCTTTTTAATACTGTAAATATAGTTGTATCTTTCCATTCATATTTTTGTTCCATAGACTTGGTGATTTCTCTTGATATTAATACCTTTTCTGATTCCCAAATATATCTCATAACTTTTAATTCCGCTTCTGGTAATTTACTAATTTTCATAGTATACATTCCTTTACCAATTTATGTATATGTTAAATTCTGTATCAATAAAGTTTTACAAACAAAAGAATTAAGGTAAATAATTACATTCGATTTTTACTATATCATTCTTTTAAGTTTCTATAATACTCATCTAATAGGTCTAACTTCTCTTTACTTACATTTTTATGTGTAGTGGTAAGTGAACGCATTATTTTTATGCTTTTACTAGATTTTAGTACCTTTTTCTTAAAAGTATAAT from Clostridioides difficile ATCC 9689 = DSM 1296 includes the following:
- a CDS encoding BlaI/MecI/CopY family transcriptional regulator — protein: MKISKLPEAELKVMRYIWESEKVLISREITKSMEQKYEWKDTTIFTVLKRLLKKRVFRSGENR